In Candidatus Methylomirabilota bacterium, the sequence CCTGTTTCAGGCTCAAGGGGCCCTACTTCGCCATCGCCATGCTGGGACTCAACGAGGTCCTGCGCGTGATCGTGTCCTACTTCGAGGGGCTCACCGGCGGCGGCAGCGGCCTGTCCATGCCCACGCTCCTCCACGCGAGCGTGCCGATCTACTACGCCATGGGGCTCACGGCGCTGCTCGTCACCGGGCTCACCTACATCATCATCACTTCCCGCTTCGGCCTGCGCCTCATGACCATCCGCGAGGACGAGGTCGCGGCCGAGGCCATGGGGATCGACACCTTTCGCTACAAGCTCTACGCCTTCCTTCTCTCGGCCGCGGGGCCGGGGATAGTCGGCGGGCTGGCTGCCAGGGACCAGGGCTACATCGAGCCCATGAGCGTGTTCCCCCTCATCACGACGATCACGATGATCGTAATGGTGCTCTTTGGCGGCAAGGGCACGATCTGGGGCCCGGTGCTGGGCGCCGTCCTTCTGTTCACGTTCCAGGAGATCGTCTGGGCCAGGTTCATCTACCTCCACCAGCTGTTCTTCGGCGGCATCATCGTGGCGGTCGTTCTGTTGATGCCCCGCGGGATCCTCGGCGTCCTCCAGCAGAAGTACAACCTGCCGAGGACCATCTGATGGAGCCGATCCTGATGGTGGACCGCGTGGTCAAGCGCTTCGGCGGCGTGACCGCCGTCAACAAGGTCTCTCTCTCGCTCGAAGCGGGTCGCATCTATGGCCTGATCGGCCCGAACGGCTCGGGCAAGACCACGCTCTTCAACTGCATCACGGGCGTCGATCAGGCCGACCTGGGGCAGATCCGCTTCAAGGGGCAGCGCATCGACGGGCTCAAGCCCCACCAGATTTTCCACCAGGGTATCGGCCGGACCTTCCAGGTCATTAGGGTCTTCCCCGAGCTGACGGCGCTCGAGAATCTGATGGTGGTGACGACGGACGACTATGCCGCCGCCCG encodes:
- a CDS encoding branched-chain amino acid ABC transporter permease, producing MKRWFFAGLVVTLAALALYPMQGTGYGVRTVLQLFMWIALAQSWNLISGLTGYVSFGHVAFFGMGAYTAGILVTKLGWPWLLACLAGGVMAMVLALVIGWPCFRLKGPYFAIAMLGLNEVLRVIVSYFEGLTGGGSGLSMPTLLHASVPIYYAMGLTALLVTGLTYIIITSRFGLRLMTIREDEVAAEAMGIDTFRYKLYAFLLSAAGPGIVGGLAARDQGYIEPMSVFPLITTITMIVMVLFGGKGTIWGPVLGAVLLFTFQEIVWARFIYLHQLFFGGIIVAVVLLMPRGILGVLQQKYNLPRTI